The Streptomyces sp. NBC_00344 genome includes a window with the following:
- the rbsD gene encoding D-ribose pyranase — MKRTGILNRQLSGALAELGHGDGVLVCDAGMPVPSGPRLVDLAFRAGVPSFDEVLDGLLAELVVEGATAADEVREANPAAAGLLRGHFPGLELVPHEELKSLSAGARLIVRTGEATPYANVLLRCGVFF, encoded by the coding sequence GTGAAGAGGACCGGAATTCTGAACCGGCAGCTCTCCGGAGCGCTGGCCGAACTGGGCCACGGCGACGGGGTGCTGGTCTGCGACGCGGGAATGCCGGTGCCCAGCGGGCCCCGGTTGGTCGATCTGGCGTTCCGGGCCGGGGTGCCCTCCTTCGACGAGGTGCTCGACGGGCTGCTGGCGGAGCTGGTCGTGGAGGGCGCGACAGCCGCCGATGAGGTACGTGAGGCGAATCCGGCCGCGGCGGGGCTGTTGCGCGGGCACTTCCCCGGCCTGGAGCTGGTCCCGCACGAGGAGCTGAAGTCGCTGTCCGCGGGGGCGCGTCTGATCGTACGGACGGGTGAGGCCACGCCGTACGCGAACGTACTGCTGCGGTGCGGGGTCTTCTTCTGA
- a CDS encoding ribokinase: protein MYDYDLLVVGSANADLVVGVERRPSAGETVLGSDLAVHPGGKGANQAVAAARLGARSALLARVGDDAHGRLLTEAQRAAGVDTSGVLAGGAPTGVALITVDPSGDNSIVVSPGANALLTPGDIRAAGGLIAAARVVSAQLEIPLETVAEVVRTRPEGTRFVLNPSPPAPLPPEVLAACDPLVVNEHEARVLIGDTAGSGPEGWARTLIGLGPRSVVITLGAEGALVADRRTDVVTRVPSPRVEAVDTTGAGDAFTAALAWRLGLGEGLVEAAGYAARVGATAVTGTGAQESYPTAEEVVAP from the coding sequence CTCGGCTCCGATCTTGCCGTTCACCCCGGCGGCAAGGGGGCCAACCAGGCGGTGGCCGCCGCCCGGCTCGGCGCGCGCAGCGCGCTGCTCGCCAGGGTCGGGGACGACGCCCACGGACGGCTGCTGACCGAGGCGCAGCGCGCGGCCGGCGTGGACACCTCCGGTGTGCTGGCCGGCGGTGCGCCCACCGGGGTCGCACTGATCACCGTTGATCCTTCGGGCGACAACAGCATCGTGGTCTCGCCGGGTGCCAACGCCCTGCTCACCCCCGGGGACATCCGGGCGGCGGGCGGCCTGATCGCGGCGGCCCGGGTGGTGTCGGCGCAGTTGGAGATCCCACTGGAGACGGTGGCCGAGGTGGTCCGTACCCGCCCGGAAGGCACCCGGTTCGTCCTGAACCCCTCGCCTCCGGCGCCGCTGCCCCCCGAGGTGCTGGCCGCCTGCGATCCGCTGGTGGTCAACGAGCACGAGGCCCGGGTCCTGATCGGAGACACCGCGGGATCCGGCCCGGAGGGCTGGGCACGGACCCTCATCGGGCTCGGCCCGCGCTCGGTGGTGATCACCCTGGGTGCGGAGGGCGCCCTGGTCGCCGACCGCCGTACGGATGTGGTCACCCGGGTGCCGAGCCCCCGGGTCGAAGCGGTGGACACGACCGGCGCGGGTGACGCCTTCACCGCCGCGCTGGCCTGGCGTCTGGGCCTGGGCGAAGGTCTCGTGGAGGCGGCGGGCTACGCCGCGCGGGTGGGTGCCACCGCGGTCACCGGGACCGGGGCGCAGGAGTCGTACCCCACCGCCGAGGAGGTCGTAGCACCGTGA